One genomic segment of Synchiropus splendidus isolate RoL2022-P1 chromosome 16, RoL_Sspl_1.0, whole genome shotgun sequence includes these proteins:
- the zgc:154055 gene encoding myotubularin-related protein 9 isoform X1 produces the protein MEFSEHIKTANVEDVVLRQPLHPPYRGTLCITGHHLLFSDREENSSRQLLLLLRNIDAIEKSVENLQAYSGRVANAGRKERTSGSSGTITIKCKDRQVLQLDIPGMEQCLNIAHSIEALSSLDCVAEMYPFFYRPSDLSLPQQWGLNSHERLYAQIKSLSDRWRLSSINEDFSVCPSYPQSAIVPCDVDDDMLRKVAKFRQGGRFPVLCYFHKKNGMVIMRSSQPMTGANRKRCREDELLLQAVIDSSEKGYIIDTRSGQQAQQARMTGGGFESKSIYSSWKRLHRQMERGKALQESLVKLVDACSDESHNMDRWLSRLENSKWLSHVQTALSTAGLVAECVERDGHSVLVHGSEGADCSLLISTLAQVIMDPCCRSLEGFLALLEREFIQAGHPFQQRCARSAHSHARLQQESPIFLLLLDCVWQVWRQFPLALGFSEALLLRLASEAYASDYGTFLCNSEQERSVSTDGLVIYLAKSSQLLFFKTHISRSALGVKSKTHCLFQALLRQTEKYSNPLYEPTELAIWPSVHPQSLQLWRGFFLRWTQQARYLEEAQEEIRNMVNEWGKAGLQLMTS, from the exons ATGGAGTTTTCTGAGCACATCAAGACTGCCAACGTAGAAGATGTTGTCCTCCGGCAGCCGCTCCACCCGCCCTACAGAGGAACCCTGTGCATCACCGGCCACCACCTGTTGTTCTCGGACAGGGAGGAGAATAGCAGCcggcaactgctgctgctgcttaggAACATTGATGCCATTGAGAAAAG CGTGGAAAATCTTCAGGCCTATTCGGGGCGGGTAGCTAATGCAGGCCGCAAAGAAAG AACATCTGGATCTTCAGGAACGATAACCATCAAATGTAAAGATCGTCAAGTCCTGCAGCTCGACATTCCCGGCATGGAGCAGTGTCTCAACATCGCACATTCCATCGAg GCGCTCTCCTCTCTGGACTGTGTGGCGGAGATGTACCCCTTCTTCTACAGACCTTCAGATCTCAGCCTACCACAGCAGTGGGGTCTCAACTCCCATGAGAGACTGTATGCACAAATAAAGTCATTG TCTGACCGCTGGCGACTGAGCTCAATAAATGAAGACTTCTCAGTTTGTCCATCGTACCCCCAGTCTGCCATCGTACCATGTGATGTGGATGACGACATGCTAAGAAAAGTAGCCAAATTTAGACAGGGAGGTCGATTTCCGGTCCTCTGTTACTTCCACAAGAAGAATGGCATG GTCATCATGCGCAGCAGCCAGCCAATGACCGGAGCTAACAGGAAGCGCTGTCGTGAAGATGAGCTTCTCCTTCAAGCCGTGATTGACAGCTCAGAAAAAGGTTACATCATTGACACGCGCTCAGGTCAGCAGGCACAGCAGGCCCGAATGACAGGTGGAGGCTTTGAGTCCAAATCTATCTACAGCAGCTGGAAGCGGCTgcacagacagatggagag AGGTAAAGCACTTCAGGAGAGTTTGGTGAAGCTGGTGGACGCGTGCAGCGACGAGTCTCACAACATGGACCGCTGGCTCAGTCGGCTTGAAAACTCAAAGTGGTTGTCTCACGTCCAGACGGCTCTGTCCACTGCAGGTCTAGTGGCAGAGTGTGTGGAGAG GGACGGTCACTCAGTTCTAGTTCACGGCTCTGAAGGGGCTGACTGCTCTTTGCTCATCAGCACTTTGGCACAAGTGATCATGGACCCCTGCTGCCGCTCACTAGAGGGCTTTCTGGCTTTGCTGGAGAGAGAGTTCATACAG GCTGGACATCCATTCCAGCAAAGATGTGCCCGCTCTGCCCACTCTCATGCTCGTCTCCAGCAGGAGTCGCCcatcttcctgctcctcctAGACTGTGTGTGGCAGGTGTGGAGGCAGTTCCCCCTAGCACTGGGCTTTTCTGAGGCCCTACTCCTGAGACTGGCATCTGAGGCCTACGCGTCTGACTACGGAACTTTCCTCTGTAACAGCGAGCAGGAACGGTCAGTCAGCACAGATGGCTTGGTGATTTACCTTGCAAAGTCCTCAcaactccttttttttaaaacacatattTCAAGGAGTGCTCTGGGAGTAAAGAGCAAGACCCACTGTTTGTTCCAGGCTTTGCTGAGGCAGACAGAGAAGTACTCGAACCCTCTTTATGAACCCACTGAGCTGGCCATTTGGCCATCAGTCCACCCTCAATCCCTGCAGCTATGGAGAG GGTTTTTCCTCAGGTGGACCCAACAGGCACGTTACTTGGAGGAAGCACAGGAGGAAATAAGGAACATGGTCAACGAGTGGGGGAAGGCTGGTCTTCAGCTGATGACATCTTAA
- the zgc:154055 gene encoding myotubularin-related protein 9 isoform X4, which yields MEFSEHIKTANVEDVVLRQPLHPPYRGTLCITGHHLLFSDREENSSRQLLLLLRNIDAIEKRTSGSSGTITIKCKDRQVLQLDIPGMEQCLNIAHSIEALSSLDCVAEMYPFFYRPSDLSLPQQWGLNSHERLYAQIKSLSDRWRLSSINEDFSVCPSYPQSAIVPCDVDDDMLRKVAKFRQGGRFPVLCYFHKKNGMVIMRSSQPMTGANRKRCREDELLLQAVIDSSEKGYIIDTRSGQQAQQARMTGGGFESKSIYSSWKRLHRQMERGKALQESLVKLVDACSDESHNMDRWLSRLENSKWLSHVQTALSTAGLVAECVERDGHSVLVHGSEGADCSLLISTLAQVIMDPCCRSLEGFLALLEREFIQAGHPFQQRCARSAHSHARLQQESPIFLLLLDCVWQVWRQFPLALGFSEALLLRLASEAYASDYGTFLCNSEQERSALGVKSKTHCLFQALLRQTEKYSNPLYEPTELAIWPSVHPQSLQLWRGFFLRWTQQARYLEEAQEEIRNMVNEWGKAGLQLMTS from the exons ATGGAGTTTTCTGAGCACATCAAGACTGCCAACGTAGAAGATGTTGTCCTCCGGCAGCCGCTCCACCCGCCCTACAGAGGAACCCTGTGCATCACCGGCCACCACCTGTTGTTCTCGGACAGGGAGGAGAATAGCAGCcggcaactgctgctgctgcttaggAACATTGATGCCATTGAGAAAAG AACATCTGGATCTTCAGGAACGATAACCATCAAATGTAAAGATCGTCAAGTCCTGCAGCTCGACATTCCCGGCATGGAGCAGTGTCTCAACATCGCACATTCCATCGAg GCGCTCTCCTCTCTGGACTGTGTGGCGGAGATGTACCCCTTCTTCTACAGACCTTCAGATCTCAGCCTACCACAGCAGTGGGGTCTCAACTCCCATGAGAGACTGTATGCACAAATAAAGTCATTG TCTGACCGCTGGCGACTGAGCTCAATAAATGAAGACTTCTCAGTTTGTCCATCGTACCCCCAGTCTGCCATCGTACCATGTGATGTGGATGACGACATGCTAAGAAAAGTAGCCAAATTTAGACAGGGAGGTCGATTTCCGGTCCTCTGTTACTTCCACAAGAAGAATGGCATG GTCATCATGCGCAGCAGCCAGCCAATGACCGGAGCTAACAGGAAGCGCTGTCGTGAAGATGAGCTTCTCCTTCAAGCCGTGATTGACAGCTCAGAAAAAGGTTACATCATTGACACGCGCTCAGGTCAGCAGGCACAGCAGGCCCGAATGACAGGTGGAGGCTTTGAGTCCAAATCTATCTACAGCAGCTGGAAGCGGCTgcacagacagatggagag AGGTAAAGCACTTCAGGAGAGTTTGGTGAAGCTGGTGGACGCGTGCAGCGACGAGTCTCACAACATGGACCGCTGGCTCAGTCGGCTTGAAAACTCAAAGTGGTTGTCTCACGTCCAGACGGCTCTGTCCACTGCAGGTCTAGTGGCAGAGTGTGTGGAGAG GGACGGTCACTCAGTTCTAGTTCACGGCTCTGAAGGGGCTGACTGCTCTTTGCTCATCAGCACTTTGGCACAAGTGATCATGGACCCCTGCTGCCGCTCACTAGAGGGCTTTCTGGCTTTGCTGGAGAGAGAGTTCATACAG GCTGGACATCCATTCCAGCAAAGATGTGCCCGCTCTGCCCACTCTCATGCTCGTCTCCAGCAGGAGTCGCCcatcttcctgctcctcctAGACTGTGTGTGGCAGGTGTGGAGGCAGTTCCCCCTAGCACTGGGCTTTTCTGAGGCCCTACTCCTGAGACTGGCATCTGAGGCCTACGCGTCTGACTACGGAACTTTCCTCTGTAACAGCGAGCAGGAACG GAGTGCTCTGGGAGTAAAGAGCAAGACCCACTGTTTGTTCCAGGCTTTGCTGAGGCAGACAGAGAAGTACTCGAACCCTCTTTATGAACCCACTGAGCTGGCCATTTGGCCATCAGTCCACCCTCAATCCCTGCAGCTATGGAGAG GGTTTTTCCTCAGGTGGACCCAACAGGCACGTTACTTGGAGGAAGCACAGGAGGAAATAAGGAACATGGTCAACGAGTGGGGGAAGGCTGGTCTTCAGCTGATGACATCTTAA
- the fam167b gene encoding protein FAM167A, with translation MEFKEFGDDSSEGETENLDSVKALTQKLKLQTRRPSYLEWQERVQSRPWRQDASGSGEEQVSVPVLLGNADSELVVRNICGFDTMDDALEYLRKELREMQVQDNLLARQLIRLRVEIHRLKVEQVCHRHKEMLDDATYELEECGEESDLLCDIPLKATFALSTPLKHLGLTKMNINSRRFSLC, from the exons ATGGAATTTAAGGAGTTCGGAGACGACTCGTCCGAAGGGGAGACGGAGAACCTGGACAGCGTGAAAGCTCTGACTCAGAAACTGAAGTTACAGACCCGTAGACCTTCGTACCTGGAGTGGCAGGAGCGGGTCCAGAGCCGACCCTGGAGGCAGGACGCTTCGGGATCTGGAGAGGAACAAGTCTCTGTCCCGGTTCTGTTGGGAAATGCCGACTCAGAGCTGGTCGTGAGGAACATTTGTGGTTTTGACACTATGGATGATGCTTTGGAGTATCTGAGAAAAGAGCTG AGAGAAATGCAGGTCCAGGACAACCTCCTGGCCCGGCAGCTGATTCGTCTCCGTGTGGAGATCCACAGACTGAAGGTGGAGCAAGTCTGCCACCGACACAAGGAGATGCTGGACGACGCCACCTATGAGCTGGAGGAATGTGGCGAGGAGTCGGATTTGCTGTGTGACATCCCGCTGAAGGCCACTTTCGCTCTGTCCACCCCGCTGAAGCATCTGGGCCTCACCAAGATGAACATCAACTCCAGACGCTTCTCGCTGTGTTGA
- the zgc:154055 gene encoding myotubularin-related protein 9 isoform X2 has protein sequence MEFSEHIKTANVEDVVLRQPLHPPYRGTLCITGHHLLFSDREENSSRQLLLLLRNIDAIEKRTSGSSGTITIKCKDRQVLQLDIPGMEQCLNIAHSIEALSSLDCVAEMYPFFYRPSDLSLPQQWGLNSHERLYAQIKSLSDRWRLSSINEDFSVCPSYPQSAIVPCDVDDDMLRKVAKFRQGGRFPVLCYFHKKNGMVIMRSSQPMTGANRKRCREDELLLQAVIDSSEKGYIIDTRSGQQAQQARMTGGGFESKSIYSSWKRLHRQMERGKALQESLVKLVDACSDESHNMDRWLSRLENSKWLSHVQTALSTAGLVAECVERDGHSVLVHGSEGADCSLLISTLAQVIMDPCCRSLEGFLALLEREFIQAGHPFQQRCARSAHSHARLQQESPIFLLLLDCVWQVWRQFPLALGFSEALLLRLASEAYASDYGTFLCNSEQERSVSTDGLVIYLAKSSQLLFFKTHISRSALGVKSKTHCLFQALLRQTEKYSNPLYEPTELAIWPSVHPQSLQLWRGFFLRWTQQARYLEEAQEEIRNMVNEWGKAGLQLMTS, from the exons ATGGAGTTTTCTGAGCACATCAAGACTGCCAACGTAGAAGATGTTGTCCTCCGGCAGCCGCTCCACCCGCCCTACAGAGGAACCCTGTGCATCACCGGCCACCACCTGTTGTTCTCGGACAGGGAGGAGAATAGCAGCcggcaactgctgctgctgcttaggAACATTGATGCCATTGAGAAAAG AACATCTGGATCTTCAGGAACGATAACCATCAAATGTAAAGATCGTCAAGTCCTGCAGCTCGACATTCCCGGCATGGAGCAGTGTCTCAACATCGCACATTCCATCGAg GCGCTCTCCTCTCTGGACTGTGTGGCGGAGATGTACCCCTTCTTCTACAGACCTTCAGATCTCAGCCTACCACAGCAGTGGGGTCTCAACTCCCATGAGAGACTGTATGCACAAATAAAGTCATTG TCTGACCGCTGGCGACTGAGCTCAATAAATGAAGACTTCTCAGTTTGTCCATCGTACCCCCAGTCTGCCATCGTACCATGTGATGTGGATGACGACATGCTAAGAAAAGTAGCCAAATTTAGACAGGGAGGTCGATTTCCGGTCCTCTGTTACTTCCACAAGAAGAATGGCATG GTCATCATGCGCAGCAGCCAGCCAATGACCGGAGCTAACAGGAAGCGCTGTCGTGAAGATGAGCTTCTCCTTCAAGCCGTGATTGACAGCTCAGAAAAAGGTTACATCATTGACACGCGCTCAGGTCAGCAGGCACAGCAGGCCCGAATGACAGGTGGAGGCTTTGAGTCCAAATCTATCTACAGCAGCTGGAAGCGGCTgcacagacagatggagag AGGTAAAGCACTTCAGGAGAGTTTGGTGAAGCTGGTGGACGCGTGCAGCGACGAGTCTCACAACATGGACCGCTGGCTCAGTCGGCTTGAAAACTCAAAGTGGTTGTCTCACGTCCAGACGGCTCTGTCCACTGCAGGTCTAGTGGCAGAGTGTGTGGAGAG GGACGGTCACTCAGTTCTAGTTCACGGCTCTGAAGGGGCTGACTGCTCTTTGCTCATCAGCACTTTGGCACAAGTGATCATGGACCCCTGCTGCCGCTCACTAGAGGGCTTTCTGGCTTTGCTGGAGAGAGAGTTCATACAG GCTGGACATCCATTCCAGCAAAGATGTGCCCGCTCTGCCCACTCTCATGCTCGTCTCCAGCAGGAGTCGCCcatcttcctgctcctcctAGACTGTGTGTGGCAGGTGTGGAGGCAGTTCCCCCTAGCACTGGGCTTTTCTGAGGCCCTACTCCTGAGACTGGCATCTGAGGCCTACGCGTCTGACTACGGAACTTTCCTCTGTAACAGCGAGCAGGAACGGTCAGTCAGCACAGATGGCTTGGTGATTTACCTTGCAAAGTCCTCAcaactccttttttttaaaacacatattTCAAGGAGTGCTCTGGGAGTAAAGAGCAAGACCCACTGTTTGTTCCAGGCTTTGCTGAGGCAGACAGAGAAGTACTCGAACCCTCTTTATGAACCCACTGAGCTGGCCATTTGGCCATCAGTCCACCCTCAATCCCTGCAGCTATGGAGAG GGTTTTTCCTCAGGTGGACCCAACAGGCACGTTACTTGGAGGAAGCACAGGAGGAAATAAGGAACATGGTCAACGAGTGGGGGAAGGCTGGTCTTCAGCTGATGACATCTTAA
- the zgc:154055 gene encoding myotubularin-related protein 9 isoform X3 has product MEFSEHIKTANVEDVVLRQPLHPPYRGTLCITGHHLLFSDREENSSRQLLLLLRNIDAIEKSVENLQAYSGRVANAGRKERTSGSSGTITIKCKDRQVLQLDIPGMEQCLNIAHSIEALSSLDCVAEMYPFFYRPSDLSLPQQWGLNSHERLYAQIKSLSDRWRLSSINEDFSVCPSYPQSAIVPCDVDDDMLRKVAKFRQGGRFPVLCYFHKKNGMVIMRSSQPMTGANRKRCREDELLLQAVIDSSEKGYIIDTRSGQQAQQARMTGGGFESKSIYSSWKRLHRQMERGKALQESLVKLVDACSDESHNMDRWLSRLENSKWLSHVQTALSTAGLVAECVERDGHSVLVHGSEGADCSLLISTLAQVIMDPCCRSLEGFLALLEREFIQAGHPFQQRCARSAHSHARLQQESPIFLLLLDCVWQVWRQFPLALGFSEALLLRLASEAYASDYGTFLCNSEQERSALGVKSKTHCLFQALLRQTEKYSNPLYEPTELAIWPSVHPQSLQLWRGFFLRWTQQARYLEEAQEEIRNMVNEWGKAGLQLMTS; this is encoded by the exons ATGGAGTTTTCTGAGCACATCAAGACTGCCAACGTAGAAGATGTTGTCCTCCGGCAGCCGCTCCACCCGCCCTACAGAGGAACCCTGTGCATCACCGGCCACCACCTGTTGTTCTCGGACAGGGAGGAGAATAGCAGCcggcaactgctgctgctgcttaggAACATTGATGCCATTGAGAAAAG CGTGGAAAATCTTCAGGCCTATTCGGGGCGGGTAGCTAATGCAGGCCGCAAAGAAAG AACATCTGGATCTTCAGGAACGATAACCATCAAATGTAAAGATCGTCAAGTCCTGCAGCTCGACATTCCCGGCATGGAGCAGTGTCTCAACATCGCACATTCCATCGAg GCGCTCTCCTCTCTGGACTGTGTGGCGGAGATGTACCCCTTCTTCTACAGACCTTCAGATCTCAGCCTACCACAGCAGTGGGGTCTCAACTCCCATGAGAGACTGTATGCACAAATAAAGTCATTG TCTGACCGCTGGCGACTGAGCTCAATAAATGAAGACTTCTCAGTTTGTCCATCGTACCCCCAGTCTGCCATCGTACCATGTGATGTGGATGACGACATGCTAAGAAAAGTAGCCAAATTTAGACAGGGAGGTCGATTTCCGGTCCTCTGTTACTTCCACAAGAAGAATGGCATG GTCATCATGCGCAGCAGCCAGCCAATGACCGGAGCTAACAGGAAGCGCTGTCGTGAAGATGAGCTTCTCCTTCAAGCCGTGATTGACAGCTCAGAAAAAGGTTACATCATTGACACGCGCTCAGGTCAGCAGGCACAGCAGGCCCGAATGACAGGTGGAGGCTTTGAGTCCAAATCTATCTACAGCAGCTGGAAGCGGCTgcacagacagatggagag AGGTAAAGCACTTCAGGAGAGTTTGGTGAAGCTGGTGGACGCGTGCAGCGACGAGTCTCACAACATGGACCGCTGGCTCAGTCGGCTTGAAAACTCAAAGTGGTTGTCTCACGTCCAGACGGCTCTGTCCACTGCAGGTCTAGTGGCAGAGTGTGTGGAGAG GGACGGTCACTCAGTTCTAGTTCACGGCTCTGAAGGGGCTGACTGCTCTTTGCTCATCAGCACTTTGGCACAAGTGATCATGGACCCCTGCTGCCGCTCACTAGAGGGCTTTCTGGCTTTGCTGGAGAGAGAGTTCATACAG GCTGGACATCCATTCCAGCAAAGATGTGCCCGCTCTGCCCACTCTCATGCTCGTCTCCAGCAGGAGTCGCCcatcttcctgctcctcctAGACTGTGTGTGGCAGGTGTGGAGGCAGTTCCCCCTAGCACTGGGCTTTTCTGAGGCCCTACTCCTGAGACTGGCATCTGAGGCCTACGCGTCTGACTACGGAACTTTCCTCTGTAACAGCGAGCAGGAACG GAGTGCTCTGGGAGTAAAGAGCAAGACCCACTGTTTGTTCCAGGCTTTGCTGAGGCAGACAGAGAAGTACTCGAACCCTCTTTATGAACCCACTGAGCTGGCCATTTGGCCATCAGTCCACCCTCAATCCCTGCAGCTATGGAGAG GGTTTTTCCTCAGGTGGACCCAACAGGCACGTTACTTGGAGGAAGCACAGGAGGAAATAAGGAACATGGTCAACGAGTGGGGGAAGGCTGGTCTTCAGCTGATGACATCTTAA